TTGTATTATTGACAGGATTTTCAGTACTCAAATTTTGTAATTCCCACCCTGCTATTAATTGAGTTTTGATTTTCCTTAGTCGCCCGTAAACTTGATCTGCCAGTTCCGTTTGGATCATTTTAAACTCACTCAAAAGTACCTTTCCACGGGCATACCAATTTTGAAGAAAATGAGAAAAATAAGACCAAGCCTCGTCCACCAAAAACAACTCAAAGTTGACCTGATTCAAATTTTTCAAGGGATGATTTTCACGGAGTTGACCAAGAGCGTTGGCTGACAAATCATCGATGTTTCTTTTCAAAAAATAAATTTCTTCAGAACTTAGTTTGCTGGGAAAGTTGACCAGAAAATGGAAATTCTCCTTAGGGAGTCTTATGTATTTATTCAATAATAGCAGCAAAGAATCCTTGTTGGTTCCTTCGGGATAATAACATTGACTGATTGATCTCAATAGTAAATTTGCATGATCAACAAACTCTATTGTAGTACGCTTGAATGTATTGATATTTAAACTACCAGAAACGCTAACTGGCTTAAATCCCGCCAATTCTTTCTCAATTTCTGACCTGGAATGATGAAAACGTAAAAACAATGGACTCAAATTAAAGATATCCATAAACTCCTGAATGTCATTTAGTTGATTCAAATTATTCACAAGGACAAGTGTTTTTCTCTTTGTGATGAGATTCCTTAATAATTTATTGTGCATCCAAGTTTTATAGGCATTGGAAGTGGTAGGTCTGATGTGAATATTGGTCTCTGTCTCTGAGATCAACATGGATTGAGCGACATCATCAGGCATTGGATATAAATAGGAAAAGACCTCCTGGACCATTTTGAGTAATTATCAAACAGGGGTAAATATATATAAACTAATTTAATACGTTGCTAAAATTATAATAGATTCAATTCAAAATGAAATCTAACTTATTGAATTTATTCCACTTATTAGCGATCAAAGGATAATCTTTGGGCCGATGAACGGTCAGAAATTTTATGCCCATCATATATCATATGCCCGTTGACCCAGGTACTGCAAATTTTGCCGGTCAATAATTTTCCTTCAAGTGGAGACCATTTGCATTTATAAAAGAGTTCTTCCTTACGCACCAAAGTTTGAGAATTCAAATCCAATAATATAAAATCAGCAAAATAACCCTCCCTAATAAACCCCCTTTCCTTAATCTGGAAGCACTGCGCAGGAGCATGAGCCATTTTTTGTACAATGAATGGGAGGTCCCAATTCTCTTCTTTGGCCATGGTTAGCATTAACAAAAGCGGGTGTTGAATTAATGGAAGTCCGGCAGGAGCTTCCAAATAAGTCTGCATTTTTTCATCGTAAGTATGAGGCGCATGGTCAGTCGCAACAACATCCAAAACCCCCTCTTTCAATGCCTTCCTTAAAGCAATTCTATCAGAACGCTTCTTAATTGCTGGATTGCATTTGATCAGATTTCCCAGTGCCGCATAATCACCCTCATCAAAAAACATGTGATGCACGCAGACTTCAGAAGTGATTCTTTTTTGATCCAGTGGTATTTCTGAACGAAAAAGATCAAGCTCCTCTTCTGTCGAAATATGCAGAATATGAAGTCTGGTATTGTGCTTTTTAGCCAATTCTACCGCAAAATTGGAAGAATTAAAACAAGCTTCCCTACTTCTGATGCTTGGGTGTTCAAAAATTGGCAGCTGTTGTCCATATCGCTCCTTGAATTTAATGGCATTGTCTCTAATTATTTTTTCATCTTCACAATGGGTCGCTATTAAAGCATTGGCGTTGGCAAAAATTCTTTCCAATACCAAGGGATCGTCTACTAACATGCCTCCGGTAGAAGAACCCATGAAAATTTTAATTCCACAAGTTTGGTTGTAATCGATTGACATGATTTCATCATAATTTTCTAGAGAAACACCCATAAAAAACGAATAATTTACCGCTGAACTTTTGGATGCAATGGCATATTTCTCTTCTAAGAGTTCTTTGGTAAGGGTATTCGGCTTTGTGTTTGGCATTTCCATAAAACTCGTGACCCCACCAGCTGCCGCTGCCCTCGATTCGTGGAATATATCCGCCTTATTTGTCAATCCTGGTTCTCTGAAATGAACTTGATCATCAATGCATCCTGGCAGTAAAAATAGTTGGTTGCCTTCCGCTATGACGGCATGTGGGTCGGATAAATCTCTGCCAATTCTATAGAACCTATCACCTTTGATGTGTACATCCCCATCAAAGACACGACCTTCGTTAACAATCTGCACATTTTTGACAATCGTATTTATTTGCATATATTTCATGTAAATTTTGAATCTTTGCCCAATATCTGGATATGGCTTTTGTACCTTCAACATTAAAAATTGGAATTCTAGGTGCTGGACAACTTGGCAAAATGCTTGCGCAAGAAGCTTCCAAACTTGATATCGAACTCCATTTCCTCGACAAAAGTAAAGATTATCCAGCTGGTAAAATTACCCGATTTTTCACTGAGGGAGATTTTACTGATTACGCCGATGTATTAAATTTCGGCCGCCATTTAAACACCATTGGTATTGAAATTGAAAATGTAAATCTGCAGGCTTTACATGAATTGAAAAGCATAGGAAAGAAAGTGATCCCGGATCCAGGAATTCTAGAGATAATTCAGGACAAAGGTCTGCAGAAGATTTTTTTTAAGAAACACCAAATACCAACTGCTCCGTTTACATTATATGACCAAATTGAATCCATTCTTCAAGATATCGAACTAGGCAAACTAAAATACCCATTCGTTCAAAAGAGCCGAAAAGGAGGATATGATGGAAAAGGTGTATCAATTATTAGGTCAGAAAATGACTTGGACAAATTACTGGTTGGCCCAACCGTGGTAGAGCAAATGGCCAACATCGAAAAAGAACTTAGTGTTATCTGTATCAATGGACAAAAAAATGAAAGATTGGCTTATCCTGTTGTTGAAATGGATTTTCATCCGGAAGCCAATTTGGTGGAATATTTACTTTCTCCCGCGCAGATTGAAACCAATCTTTCTGCCCAAGCCCAATCAATTGCATTAAGAATTTCCGAATTACTCCAAATTGAAGGTCTTTTGGCAGTAGAGATGTTCCAAAATAAAGACGGCAGTATTTGGGTAAATGAATTGGCTCCCCGACCTCACAATAGTGGTCATCATACCCTGGATGATGGATCATGTTCTCAATTTGCAAATCAAATTCGCGTTTTGGCAAACTTGCCTTTGGGTACAGTAATGCCTGATCGCTTTGCCATTTTAATCAATTTGATTGGTAGTGAAGGGTTTTACGGTCCCGTCAAATATCTGGGCATTGAAGAATGCAGCACTCTGCCAGGAATTCACATTCATCTTTACGGCAAATCAGAAACAAAGCCCAATCGCAAGATGGGGCATGTTTGTATTACGGATATTGATCTTGAAAAATGCAAAGAAAAGGCTAACTTCGTGCGTCAAACTATAATAGTAACATCATAATTTAATTTATGAAAGTTGGAATAATAATGGGTTCTGATTCTGATTTACCCATCATGAATCAAGCAGTTGAGATATTATCTGATTTTGGAGTTGATTTTGAACTGAGAATCGTTTCAGCTCATCGCACTCCAGAACATATGATGACTTATGCCTCTCAAGCCAAATCCTTAGGTCTTCATTTGATCATAGCAGGAGCAGGCGGAGCGGCTCACTTGCCAGGAATGGTCGCTTCTATCACTACCCTCCCTGTAATTGGTGTTCCAATCAAATCCTCCAACTCACTGGATGGCTGGGACTCTATCCTATCGATTCTGCAAATGCCCAATGGAGTACCCGTCGCAACAGTGGCTTTGAATGCAGCAAAAAATGCTGGCTTGCTTGCAGTTCAAATCTTAGCTCTTCAATCAAATGAACTCCAGGCAAAACTTGTCCAATACAAGCTAAGAATGAAAGATGATGTTTTACAAAAGGATCAAAAATTAAAAAATAAAGAATAAAACTTCCTAATTAATAGAGTTAATGTAGTTGCTGTTATAGTATGGAGGAATTCTGGAATTTCAAATTATTTGTCAGTGGAGAGAACAACATAACAGTTGGAGTTGTAGTCACTTTTATTGCATCTCTTATCCTTTTAATATTTATCACGACCAGATTAAAAAAGTTTTTGGTAACCCGGATTTTTGTCAAATACAATATGGATCAGGGAACCAGTCAGGCTATGGCCTCAATTATTCAGTACTTGGTCGTCATTCTTGGAACCGTCATTATTGTCCACAATTCTGGTATCAATCTAACGGCATTGGGTTTACTGGCAGGAGCTTTAGGGATCGGTGTGGGATTCGGATTGCAAAACATAGCAAGCAATTTTATCAGCGGAGTAATTATTTTATTTGAAAGGCCCATTAAAGTGGGTGACAGAATCGAAGTGGGTAATGTTGTAGGAAATATAATTAAAATTTCAGCAAGAGCTACCACAGTAATTACCAATGACAACATTGCGATCATCGTACCTAATTCCGAATTCGTCAATGGCAAAGTTATCAACTGGAGCCTTAACAACCGTATCGTTCGTTTTAATTTTATGGTAATGGTTTCGTATAAAGAAGATCCTGCCAAAATAAAAAAATTATTGCTTGAGGTAGCTTCTCAAAATGAAGGCGTCCTCCGGGATCCTCCTCCAGATGTACTTTTTGATTCTTTTCTGGAAAACAATCTGCAATTTAATCTAAGGGTTTGGAGCACAAAATACAGCGATACCCCGAAAGTGCTGCAAAGCCAATTGTACTATTCCATTTATGAGAAATTTGCTGAAGAGGCTGTATCCATTTCATACCCTCAAAGAGAAATACACATTGTATCGAAGAATCCTTTAAGCAGCTCCATTCCATATTAAAAGATTGTCTTAAAAACATCTCGAATCATTCTATCCACCACAGCTTCTGGGTCTTTCGAAAATTGATTCGTAATTCTATTTGCCAAAATTGCATTTATTGAAAGACAATGATGACCCAACAAGCGCCCAAGTGCATATAATCCTGAAGTTTCCATTTCAAAATTGCTAATTCTTGTACCATCGGAATGTCGCAATGCCCCGATGATGGTCAAAAGCATAGGATATTTCAATGGAATGTGACTTATTCTTCCCTGAGGACCATAAAAACCTGGTGCAGTCAAAGTTAAGCCTGTGTTATAACTTATTTCCTTTTTAAATTTACCCAACAAATTTTCATCAGATCTTACGAAATACGGAGATAAATCCAAATTGGCCGATTTAAAAGCTCGATCCCAGGACTTTGATTCTACCATAAAATCCATCTTGTAAAAATTGTGCAATGAGTCAAGCCCCAAGGCTGAATCACTTACCAGAGTTGTTCCCACCGCAATATCAGGTTGTATTGCACCTGAAGTTCCTAATCTGATTATGGTGGCTCGTAAAGGCTCTGGTTTTCGTTCAAAGCTATTTATGTCCAAATTCCAAAGGACATCCATTTCATTCAACACGATATCCATGTTATCAGTACCAATACCAGTCGAAATCACAGAGACTCTGGTAGATCCCACCCAACCGGTATGTGTTACAAATTCTCTGGATGTTTTCTTTAATTCTATCACATCAAAATGCTGACTAATACTGGCTACCCGTGAAGGATCACCAACCGTAAAAACAAAAGTAGCCAACTCATCCGGTGATAGCTTTAAATGGTAAATTGAACCATCCTTGTTAAAAATCCATTGAGTATCCATCCTATAAAGATAAGTTGAACATGAAAAACAAAATTTACAATCTGCACGCTAACTCCACCCGCTAAAAAAAAATTGAATGGTATAAATTCTTTAAAAACTACACTATGCGAATTTAGAACAAAAAAATTTACTCCAAAGAGTCCGATACCTTTGCTAAGCTGCCTGAAAGCTATGAAACTTTGTTTTCTAGAAAAGCGTAATTGTAAAGAACCCTGGAAATAATAAACAAAGTTTTGACATTAGAAGATTACCGAAAATTGATTCTTGAGGAATACAGCCTTTCAAAAAAAAAAGTCATCATTGCAAATAAGAAAATATTGATTGGATCCACTTTGGATTTTGGTAACCCAAACAAAGGAACAACTATGTATCAGTAATACTTATAAATCTGCTTAAATGCAGATAATTAATCAATATGTCCTATTCTAGATAAATAAGTTCTTAAGATAAACTCTAATGAAAGTCCTATATCATCTGCTCCACTCTGCGATGGACTCATTGTTCATTTTAATATAGTTGTCATCACCCGCAGCAGTAGCCATTTCTAAAGACCTTTTGGCTATTTGGATGGCCTCAGCCCTTCTTTCTAACCTCGCCAAAATCAAGGATTCCAATCTCAATTTCCAATACTGTGGTTCCGCCGCATTGGACTTTTGAATCCAGGCCAATGCAATATTTAAGTCTTTTCCGGCATCAAAATAATACCTGGCAGCAGCGTAATAATCATTTGGAGATGGACCTGCCAATACTTTATCAATCGTCTGTAATACTTTGGAATCAATGTCTGTTTTAATTTTTACCGACACCATGGTATTTTCCCAAGTGATTACGAGGTTTATGGCATCATTGCGAATGTCGTTAAAATCAATGGTAAATGTTTCAACGGTTGTGGTCAACAGTTCTGGAATGGCTGAAATTTTTAAAGCTTCCTTGGTTACATCATAATTACGAGGTACGCCAGACAGATCCCAATCAGAATAAAAAACAATATCCCAGGAAGCCTCACCTGGTATGCTATAAAGGGCATAAGTTCCCTTGGCCAATGGCTTTCCTTCAATTGAAACATCATCTGTAAAGGTAATTTTGGTCGCTTTATTTGCACCAGTTCTCCACATTTTACCAAATGGAACCAAATCGCCGAAAACAACCCGATTTTTCATACTAGGCCTGGAATATTCCAAGGAAATTGAGCCCAATCCGAACTTTTGTTCAAGTTTAGCCAATGGACTGGCAGATGGAGTTTGGATCTGAGCATTCAAGTCAATGGTCAGGCAAAATACAATTAAATATAATACTTTTTTCATAAGAAGGAAATTTACAAGTTTAAGATAGTCAATATTTTAGACATAAACTATTAAAAAGACAAATTGTTTAGTGAAAAATATATTACAATTTTTGATAATATGTATTATCTTTGTATACAGTTATCAAAATTTGAAATTATGATTATTGCCTCCATTTGTACGGTGTGTTTTATTTGTTCTTGGTTTTTGGTACAGCTTAGGACGTCTGAGCAAGAATAGTAGACGCAATCTATATGGCTGAATCCTTAGTGGATTATTTAATGTCTTTTACAACATTCAATATGGTGGTTGTCTGCCAGTTTCGGACTTAAAAAAGGAATATCCAAATTCAAACCTCTTAGTATAAATAACAATGCCAATAGTAAAGTCGCAACTTGGCCAAGTTTTGTATATGAAAAAAATCTTTTGGGTTTAAACAATTTGCTTCCCCCAATGATCAATGTTAAAATTGGAATCGTTCCAAATCCAAAAAAGGCCATAAAAGCCATACTTAATCCTGGTGAGTATCCCATGACTGAGGCTGCAAGTGCCACATAAACCACTCCACATGGTATTAAGCCATTGGACATCCCGAGTAAAATAAAAGTCTTTCGGTTGTTTATCTTAAATAGAAGGGATATGTATTTTGACCATACAATCATAAGCTTGTTCTTCCAGTCTTTTGCATGACTGTTAATTTTAGGGCCAATCAGAAAAAGCAACAATAGAATTCCGAATATGACTGAAAACCACTGCTGAAATCCCACCAATTTTAAACCCATTCCAAAAAATCCAAATATTCCACCAAACAAGGCATAAGACAATGTTTTACCCAAATGGTATTCCAATACTGCCCTTATTTGGATAGCTCCGTCAGGTCTTTGAAATGGCATTGTTAGGACCAAAGGGCCACACATTCCTGCACAATGTAGGCTGCTCCCCAATCCGAGAATAAAACCAGAAAATAAAAAAATCCACATTTAAAGTGTAAAGTTTAACTCTTCATAATAAAATAATTGTTTTGTCTCTATTTCCACTTTAATAATATTGACGCCTCTTTTCAATCCAACCATTGGTATTTGTATTAAACGATTGGTATCACCTATAGCTATTTGATGTTTATAATCATTATGGGATGAAGAAGGGCAATATACTTTTATGGCTCCTTCTTGAAAAGGTCTTGGCAAAGAATCTGACAATTTAATCTCCAATTGATCCTCTCCAACTTTCAGCTGTGCCAATCCACCTATGTTCTCAGACCTTTTTCTACCTTCTATAAGTTTGTTCATCTTGGTTTCCTTGGAATAATAATCATCCTCCGACATTTGAAAATCTATTTGAAAACTGAGGGTAACTAAAAATAAAATAAATCCGGCCCCTAATATATAGGCTATTAATACATAATGTCCAAAATTTAGTTTCATCCTGTCAAAGTTTTAAAATGAAATCCAATGAACCGTTGTACAAAATTTGATGGTTTGAATGCAACCGGATTTTCACTTTGGTTTTCTTGAGGGTACTTTCGGAACCTGGCTTGGTTACAAAAAATAAATAGTCAATTTTTGACTCCGCTAAAATGCTATCTGGTACATGACCAACATTTTCAATTTTTCCCACCTCGTCATCTATTTGAAGTTGGATTGGCATCCCTCTTTTGCTCTTATTGGTTATTTTCATTGAATATAGATTGCTAATTGAACCATCATCATTGTATCTCAATACTTGTCCTGGAACTTTTAGAACGGTTACATCCACCATTTTTCTCGTAGCGAGGATTGACGCCAAGGCACCAGTCAAGACCAGAAGAATTGCACTAAAAACTTTTACTCTACCATTTAATGCAAATCTATTAGAACTGATAATGTTATCCTCGGATGCATATTTTATAAGCCCCAATGGTCTTTTAACCTTGGCCATCATCATATTGCATGCATCAATGCATGCCGTACATTGTGTACATTCCATTTGAGAAGATCCATTGCGTATATCTATTCCAGTTGGACAAACTTGAACACATAAATTACAATCGATACAATCACCACCAAAATCAGATGTCTTGTGTTTAGTTCGTGGCTCTCCCCGAATATAGTTATAACTTACAGAAAGGGTATGCTTATCCACCAATACTCCCTGCAAGCGTCCATAGGGACATACTACAGTACACACAATTTCACGAATAAAAGCATAAACTGCGTAAAATGTTAGGGTAAAGAAAACCAAAGCCACAAATCCTCCAATATGCTGAGATACAGGTTCATGAATCAACTTACTCCATTCTTCTTTTCCAATAATATACATTAAAAAAGTATTAGAAATGGCAAATGAAATGAGAAGAAATATGATATGCTTTGCAGTTTTTCGCAAAATCAATTCGTTGGTCCACTTCTTGTGATCGTTCACCCTTTGCTTGTTTGCATTTCCTTCAATCCAATATTCAATCTTGCGAAACACCATCTCCATAAATATAGTCTGTGGGCAAACCCATCCGCAAAAAAGTCTGCCAAAAATCATGGTGAAAACGATGATAATAAAAATAAAGACCAACATACCCAATCCGAACATGATAAAATCCTGGGGGGTAAAAAGAACCGTAAAAAAGTAAAACTCCCCTTTGAGTATATTAAATTGAAACAAAGGGTGGCCATTAAAATGGATAAATGGAAAAGTAAAAAAAAGCAGTAAGTAAAAATAACTCAACCAAGATCGATAATTATACCACTTCCCTTCTGGCCTGAGAGCATAAATCCATTTCCTGTTGCCAATGGATGTTACAGTAGAATGAATATCTCTGAAATCTGGATCATCTGATGAATTTTTCACGATAAACTATAGAAGGATTGAGCTATTTATTTAAAGTATCCTGTGTAGCTGAAATAGAGTCTTTTGCGATACCGTCTTCTTTGTAAAAATCTCCCTGCTTGTCCTTTTGATTGGGCGGATTTGTACCTACCAATGTTTTTACATAGCTAGAAACATGTGCTATCTCAGATGGCGAAAAATCTTCACTCCAACCTTTCATTCCATTTTGAGGCCAACCATATTTAATACTGTAAAAAATATCTTTTAAACTTCCTTTGTGAATCCAATAATCATCTGTCATATTGGGTCCTATTCCCCCTTCCCCTTTTGCTCCATGACAAACAACACAATTTTTTAAATATAAATTAGCACCAATTGCTATACCGGCTTCATCCGACATAGTTACATTGGTTTCATCAATAAGTTCTGCTGAATTCTTTAGATATTCGGCCTTTTTTACAGCAGCTTCAGCCAGGGCAATTTTATACTCTTCCAAAGGGAGCGGAGC
This window of the Saprospiraceae bacterium genome carries:
- a CDS encoding dihydroorotase, with the translated sequence MQINTIVKNVQIVNEGRVFDGDVHIKGDRFYRIGRDLSDPHAVIAEGNQLFLLPGCIDDQVHFREPGLTNKADIFHESRAAAAGGVTSFMEMPNTKPNTLTKELLEEKYAIASKSSAVNYSFFMGVSLENYDEIMSIDYNQTCGIKIFMGSSTGGMLVDDPLVLERIFANANALIATHCEDEKIIRDNAIKFKERYGQQLPIFEHPSIRSREACFNSSNFAVELAKKHNTRLHILHISTEEELDLFRSEIPLDQKRITSEVCVHHMFFDEGDYAALGNLIKCNPAIKKRSDRIALRKALKEGVLDVVATDHAPHTYDEKMQTYLEAPAGLPLIQHPLLLMLTMAKEENWDLPFIVQKMAHAPAQCFQIKERGFIREGYFADFILLDLNSQTLVRKEELFYKCKWSPLEGKLLTGKICSTWVNGHMIYDGHKISDRSSAQRLSFDR
- a CDS encoding 5-(carboxyamino)imidazole ribonucleotide synthase, with the translated sequence MAFVPSTLKIGILGAGQLGKMLAQEASKLDIELHFLDKSKDYPAGKITRFFTEGDFTDYADVLNFGRHLNTIGIEIENVNLQALHELKSIGKKVIPDPGILEIIQDKGLQKIFFKKHQIPTAPFTLYDQIESILQDIELGKLKYPFVQKSRKGGYDGKGVSIIRSENDLDKLLVGPTVVEQMANIEKELSVICINGQKNERLAYPVVEMDFHPEANLVEYLLSPAQIETNLSAQAQSIALRISELLQIEGLLAVEMFQNKDGSIWVNELAPRPHNSGHHTLDDGSCSQFANQIRVLANLPLGTVMPDRFAILINLIGSEGFYGPVKYLGIEECSTLPGIHIHLYGKSETKPNRKMGHVCITDIDLEKCKEKANFVRQTIIVTS
- the purE gene encoding 5-(carboxyamino)imidazole ribonucleotide mutase; protein product: MKVGIIMGSDSDLPIMNQAVEILSDFGVDFELRIVSAHRTPEHMMTYASQAKSLGLHLIIAGAGGAAHLPGMVASITTLPVIGVPIKSSNSLDGWDSILSILQMPNGVPVATVALNAAKNAGLLAVQILALQSNELQAKLVQYKLRMKDDVLQKDQKLKNKE
- a CDS encoding mechanosensitive ion channel, whose translation is MEEFWNFKLFVSGENNITVGVVVTFIASLILLIFITTRLKKFLVTRIFVKYNMDQGTSQAMASIIQYLVVILGTVIIVHNSGINLTALGLLAGALGIGVGFGLQNIASNFISGVIILFERPIKVGDRIEVGNVVGNIIKISARATTVITNDNIAIIVPNSEFVNGKVINWSLNNRIVRFNFMVMVSYKEDPAKIKKLLLEVASQNEGVLRDPPPDVLFDSFLENNLQFNLRVWSTKYSDTPKVLQSQLYYSIYEKFAEEAVSISYPQREIHIVSKNPLSSSIPY
- a CDS encoding nucleoside phosphorylase, whose protein sequence is MDTQWIFNKDGSIYHLKLSPDELATFVFTVGDPSRVASISQHFDVIELKKTSREFVTHTGWVGSTRVSVISTGIGTDNMDIVLNEMDVLWNLDINSFERKPEPLRATIIRLGTSGAIQPDIAVGTTLVSDSALGLDSLHNFYKMDFMVESKSWDRAFKSANLDLSPYFVRSDENLLGKFKKEISYNTGLTLTAPGFYGPQGRISHIPLKYPMLLTIIGALRHSDGTRISNFEMETSGLYALGRLLGHHCLSINAILANRITNQFSKDPEAVVDRMIRDVFKTIF
- a CDS encoding DUF2911 domain-containing protein, which translates into the protein MKKVLYLIVFCLTIDLNAQIQTPSASPLAKLEQKFGLGSISLEYSRPSMKNRVVFGDLVPFGKMWRTGANKATKITFTDDVSIEGKPLAKGTYALYSIPGEASWDIVFYSDWDLSGVPRNYDVTKEALKISAIPELLTTTVETFTIDFNDIRNDAINLVITWENTMVSVKIKTDIDSKVLQTIDKVLAGPSPNDYYAAARYYFDAGKDLNIALAWIQKSNAAEPQYWKLRLESLILARLERRAEAIQIAKRSLEMATAAGDDNYIKMNNESIAEWSR
- a CDS encoding sulfite exporter TauE/SafE family protein — protein: MWIFLFSGFILGLGSSLHCAGMCGPLVLTMPFQRPDGAIQIRAVLEYHLGKTLSYALFGGIFGFFGMGLKLVGFQQWFSVIFGILLLLFLIGPKINSHAKDWKNKLMIVWSKYISLLFKINNRKTFILLGMSNGLIPCGVVYVALAASVMGYSPGLSMAFMAFFGFGTIPILTLIIGGSKLFKPKRFFSYTKLGQVATLLLALLFILRGLNLDIPFLSPKLADNHHIECCKRH
- a CDS encoding FixH family protein; this translates as MKLNFGHYVLIAYILGAGFILFLVTLSFQIDFQMSEDDYYSKETKMNKLIEGRKRSENIGGLAQLKVGEDQLEIKLSDSLPRPFQEGAIKVYCPSSSHNDYKHQIAIGDTNRLIQIPMVGLKRGVNIIKVEIETKQLFYYEELNFTL
- the ccoG gene encoding cytochrome c oxidase accessory protein CcoG; translated protein: MKNSSDDPDFRDIHSTVTSIGNRKWIYALRPEGKWYNYRSWLSYFYLLLFFTFPFIHFNGHPLFQFNILKGEFYFFTVLFTPQDFIMFGLGMLVFIFIIIVFTMIFGRLFCGWVCPQTIFMEMVFRKIEYWIEGNANKQRVNDHKKWTNELILRKTAKHIIFLLISFAISNTFLMYIIGKEEWSKLIHEPVSQHIGGFVALVFFTLTFYAVYAFIREIVCTVVCPYGRLQGVLVDKHTLSVSYNYIRGEPRTKHKTSDFGGDCIDCNLCVQVCPTGIDIRNGSSQMECTQCTACIDACNMMMAKVKRPLGLIKYASEDNIISSNRFALNGRVKVFSAILLVLTGALASILATRKMVDVTVLKVPGQVLRYNDDGSISNLYSMKITNKSKRGMPIQLQIDDEVGKIENVGHVPDSILAESKIDYLFFVTKPGSESTLKKTKVKIRLHSNHQILYNGSLDFILKL